One window from the genome of Lentibacillus daqui encodes:
- a CDS encoding LXG domain-containing protein: protein MKTLDVASLQEGVTATLQEIENIQSKITEMQKGVRGMIDLEDHLKGKMGDSIRSFYEGIHEPFLIFLYQSLTHYSQALEKLQQAVYSYESNENGIVREDFMDNDVLNGLDKAEQVTSALVDEANGIMDRISDLISLPKLDMEEFDSMMQKGKRKVKNSLEQLYELDHEQTKSLSEVGKDLKLLNQYINEMSHNFASDYSITSFDALSALKLTTLPTILKEVYGEPVKEEEDPSLWTKIKDGAVAFGKGAVSTGKGAVLGSFDVGKDTLVGLGNTFMHPVKTGTALRNMIQHPKVTGKLLGQTIAESYKRDMINGDAQSRSHWVTYALGNAAVSVVGTKGAGTVTKTSVTTTKASVKTAATAASKSVKDADLSRFLPYTPQYQLAGGARVPYNVVDGKFLKDQLIWKAENLPGTEKHLNNLGKATVWGDIKITQPLYKGTKIPKSFELTVDGDKFWVHPNGTKHMVEYITKDEATHGMPINSQTLLSSFQNSVKTVNKNGIVYDELINVGDWELIFSKPRGDKLQPVIKHAVYRPNN from the coding sequence ATGAAAACATTAGATGTGGCAAGTTTGCAAGAAGGGGTCACCGCAACGCTACAGGAAATTGAAAACATTCAAAGTAAAATAACGGAGATGCAAAAAGGCGTTCGCGGTATGATTGACTTGGAAGACCATTTAAAAGGTAAAATGGGCGATTCTATCCGTTCTTTTTATGAAGGTATCCATGAACCCTTTTTGATTTTTTTGTACCAATCGTTAACCCATTACAGCCAGGCATTGGAAAAATTGCAACAGGCTGTTTATTCTTATGAATCTAATGAAAATGGGATTGTACGTGAAGATTTTATGGATAATGATGTTCTAAATGGATTGGACAAGGCCGAGCAAGTAACTTCAGCATTAGTTGACGAAGCGAATGGAATCATGGATCGTATTTCTGATCTTATCTCTTTGCCAAAGCTCGACATGGAGGAATTTGATTCCATGATGCAAAAAGGTAAAAGGAAAGTAAAGAATAGCCTGGAACAGTTGTATGAACTGGATCATGAACAAACCAAATCATTAAGTGAAGTGGGAAAAGATCTGAAGTTATTGAATCAATACATAAATGAGATGTCACATAATTTTGCTTCTGATTATTCCATTACATCATTTGATGCGCTGTCAGCCTTGAAGTTAACGACACTTCCTACTATTTTAAAGGAAGTATATGGAGAGCCTGTTAAAGAGGAAGAAGACCCCAGTTTATGGACCAAAATAAAAGACGGAGCCGTGGCGTTTGGCAAAGGAGCGGTCAGTACAGGGAAAGGTGCTGTGCTTGGCAGTTTTGATGTTGGAAAAGATACGTTAGTTGGTTTAGGAAATACATTTATGCATCCGGTTAAGACGGGAACAGCGCTAAGGAATATGATTCAGCACCCAAAGGTTACGGGCAAACTCCTGGGTCAAACAATCGCAGAATCATATAAACGTGATATGATCAATGGGGATGCTCAAAGCCGTTCGCACTGGGTTACGTATGCATTGGGTAATGCAGCGGTTTCAGTGGTTGGTACAAAGGGCGCTGGAACGGTGACGAAGACTAGTGTGACAACAACTAAAGCTAGTGTGAAAACAGCTGCAACGGCGGCTAGTAAATCTGTGAAAGACGCGGACTTATCAAGATTTTTACCTTATACACCACAGTATCAGTTGGCCGGGGGAGCCAGGGTACCTTATAATGTGGTGGATGGGAAGTTTTTGAAGGATCAGTTGATTTGGAAGGCGGAAAATCTACCGGGGACGGAGAAACATTTGAATAACTTGGGAAAAGCGACAGTATGGGGCGATATAAAAATTACCCAACCATTGTATAAGGGTACGAAAATACCTAAGTCATTTGAATTAACTGTAGATGGTGATAAATTTTGGGTGCATCCCAATGGTACTAAACATATGGTTGAATATATAACAAAGGATGAAGCTACACACGGTATGCCAATAAATAGTCAAACATTATTGTCTAGTTTCCAAAACTCTGTAAAAACAGTCAATAAGAACGGTATAGTATATGATGAACTCATAAATGTAGGTGATTGGGAATTAATATTTAGTAAGCCACGTGGCGACAAATTGCAACCAGTTATAAAGCATGCCGTGTATAGACCTAATAATTAA
- a CDS encoding histidine phosphatase family protein: MKKLSIVFISVLFLFGLAACNQEKETNASQSEESSSAKEQNADNTVTLYLTRHGETLLNKTDRVQGWADAPLTDEGKKVAEYLGKGLKDVPFTAAYSGDSGRHISTAKTVLDNSDQSDTKLAQDDRLREWYFGKYEGDLNETMWDDISKANDVPFEKLMSTVSLEKIADTIAELDETGEAENWKQITTRTREALDDISKKAAENGGGNVLVVSSGLSINALLESIDPEFTGEQLENASITKLTYKDGEYKIESYNDMGYVEKGKEN; this comes from the coding sequence ATGAAAAAGTTATCTATTGTTTTTATATCCGTTCTTTTCCTGTTTGGATTGGCTGCATGTAATCAAGAGAAGGAAACCAATGCTAGCCAATCAGAAGAATCAAGTTCCGCCAAAGAACAAAATGCAGACAATACAGTTACGCTTTACTTGACCCGTCACGGTGAAACATTACTTAATAAAACGGACCGTGTACAAGGTTGGGCTGATGCGCCTCTAACAGATGAAGGTAAAAAAGTGGCAGAGTATTTGGGAAAAGGGCTAAAAGATGTACCATTTACAGCAGCATATAGTGGTGACAGTGGACGTCATATTAGCACAGCAAAAACAGTCTTGGATAATAGCGATCAATCAGATACAAAATTAGCGCAAGACGATCGATTACGTGAATGGTATTTTGGAAAATACGAAGGCGACTTAAACGAAACCATGTGGGATGATATTTCAAAAGCAAATGATGTACCGTTCGAAAAATTGATGTCGACAGTTAGTCTTGAGAAAATAGCCGATACCATTGCTGAACTGGATGAAACAGGAGAAGCAGAAAATTGGAAGCAAATAACCACAAGAACTCGCGAAGCACTGGATGACATCAGTAAAAAAGCGGCTGAAAACGGTGGTGGCAATGTACTGGTCGTATCGAGTGGTTTGTCGATAAATGCTTTACTTGAAAGTATTGATCCCGAATTCACAGGAGAACAGTTAGAAAATGCTAGTATAACCAAATTAACCTATAAAGATGGTGAATACAAAATAGAATCTTACAATGATATGGGTTATGTAGAAAAAGGTAAAGAAAATTGA
- a CDS encoding YwqI/YxiC family protein has product MTTEIKIEHNPIKQAITTLKGSAQNFQSSFPDEIEGGNHLDLLDQLNELNHTYATLLQSYQLLMLKHIHTTENSVASLMETDQQLGDYIGFLK; this is encoded by the coding sequence ATGACTACAGAAATTAAAATTGAACACAACCCAATCAAGCAAGCTATTACTACATTGAAAGGGTCTGCCCAAAACTTTCAATCTTCCTTTCCAGATGAGATAGAAGGGGGAAATCATCTGGATCTATTGGACCAGCTGAACGAATTAAATCACACGTACGCAACACTGCTACAATCATATCAGTTATTAATGCTGAAACACATCCATACAACCGAAAATTCTGTTGCGTCGTTAATGGAAACCGACCAACAACTTGGGGACTACATCGGCTTTCTGAAATAG
- a CDS encoding BglG family transcription antiterminator: MNTRLQRILEELRLAQGPSTSSEIASLLQVSSKTIRNDVKMLNELLESYGAHIASARGLGYQLVIQNEQLFHQFIQSQDNDQQEDIPSNHQERVNYLMEKLLMSSDYRKIEDLADELYISRSTLQHELRHIRDILKEYNLILDQRPYHGIKVIGDETQIRYCISEYLFNQQSTLKDNMDDWLGILTEEELEVIKDSVLFNLRKHHIIISDISLQNLITHIAIACKRIRESNSVQMVHHHLQEIETKKEFLVAKEIAKAIHDKLYISFSNHEVAYLAIHLQGTKLTNSSVLHMEVNSVIDRDIQETVTEMIKRIDDEYGFHLTNDKELLLAMSLHLKPAINRYKFKMNIRNLMLDEIKSKYPLSFNAALIGAQVVQEKMDIMIDESEIGFLALHIEAAQERQKKNTKNAPRCLIVCASGLGSAQLLMYKLQNEFGDHLNIMGSTEYYNLLQQPFHDIDFIISTIPIEEKLPVPVIHVSTILGETDLNKINTLLNQGEFVSDKYLRKKYTYFQKDFCTKEEVLHFICKELESDGKVDGNYIESVLKRESFSPTSFGNMVAIPHLIDPQTEDTFWSVVTLQKPIQWGDKPVQLIVLLNISKDIKHDLKPMYCWLMDLLDDRYTVREILQCKTYEQLKMIIK; the protein is encoded by the coding sequence TTGAATACACGTTTACAAAGGATACTTGAAGAATTAAGATTGGCTCAAGGACCCTCGACTAGTTCTGAAATTGCGTCTTTGTTGCAGGTCAGTTCTAAAACGATACGTAATGATGTAAAGATGTTAAATGAGCTATTAGAATCATATGGTGCACATATAGCATCCGCAAGAGGATTAGGATATCAACTTGTTATTCAGAATGAGCAACTGTTTCATCAATTTATTCAGTCCCAAGACAATGATCAACAGGAAGATATTCCTTCCAATCATCAAGAACGTGTAAACTATTTAATGGAAAAGCTGCTCATGAGTTCGGATTATCGTAAAATTGAAGATTTGGCTGATGAGCTGTATATCAGCCGTTCTACATTACAGCATGAGTTAAGGCATATTCGCGATATCCTAAAGGAATATAACTTAATTTTAGACCAAAGACCTTATCACGGTATTAAGGTTATTGGGGATGAAACACAAATCAGGTATTGTATTTCGGAGTATTTGTTTAATCAACAATCAACCTTAAAAGACAATATGGATGACTGGTTAGGAATTTTAACTGAGGAAGAATTGGAAGTTATTAAAGATAGTGTTTTATTTAATCTAAGAAAACACCATATTATTATTTCGGATATCAGTTTGCAAAATTTAATTACTCATATTGCCATTGCTTGTAAGCGGATACGGGAGAGTAACTCCGTTCAGATGGTTCATCATCACTTGCAAGAGATAGAAACGAAGAAAGAGTTTTTAGTTGCAAAGGAAATCGCAAAAGCTATTCATGACAAACTTTATATTTCATTTTCCAATCACGAGGTTGCATACTTGGCGATTCATTTACAAGGAACGAAGCTTACAAATTCATCTGTTCTTCATATGGAAGTTAATTCTGTTATCGATCGTGATATTCAAGAAACAGTTACAGAAATGATAAAACGTATTGATGATGAATATGGGTTTCATTTAACTAATGATAAGGAACTGTTGTTAGCGATGAGTTTGCATTTAAAACCAGCAATAAATCGGTATAAATTCAAGATGAACATTAGGAATCTAATGTTAGACGAGATAAAATCAAAATACCCATTATCCTTCAATGCTGCATTAATTGGAGCACAAGTTGTACAAGAGAAGATGGATATCATGATTGATGAAAGTGAGATCGGCTTCCTGGCCCTCCATATTGAAGCGGCACAAGAAAGGCAAAAAAAGAATACAAAAAATGCCCCAAGGTGCTTAATCGTCTGTGCATCTGGCTTGGGTAGTGCGCAGCTTTTAATGTACAAGCTTCAGAATGAATTTGGAGATCATCTAAATATTATGGGATCCACAGAATACTATAATTTGCTGCAACAGCCATTCCATGACATCGATTTCATAATCAGCACGATTCCAATTGAGGAAAAATTACCTGTTCCTGTCATACACGTAAGTACCATTCTTGGGGAAACAGATTTAAATAAAATTAATACGTTATTGAATCAGGGTGAGTTTGTATCAGATAAGTATTTACGGAAAAAATATACTTATTTTCAAAAGGACTTCTGTACGAAAGAAGAGGTTTTGCACTTTATCTGTAAAGAACTTGAATCCGATGGGAAAGTTGATGGAAACTATATAGAGTCGGTGCTTAAACGGGAGAGCTTTTCTCCAACTAGTTTTGGTAATATGGTTGCTATTCCGCACCTGATTGACCCGCAAACGGAAGATACATTTTGGTCAGTTGTAACACTTCAAAAGCCGATTCAATGGGGAGACAAGCCTGTACAGTTAATCGTTCTACTAAATATTAGCAAAGATATAAAACATGATTTAAAACCAATGTATTGCTGGTTAATGGACCTATTAGATGATAGGTATACGGTAAGAGAAATTTTGCAATGTAAGACTTATGAACAATTAAAAATGATAATAAAGTAA
- a CDS encoding beta-glucoside-specific PTS transporter subunit IIABC, giving the protein MKYEQLAKDIIKNVGGKENVTSVVHCITRLRFKLKDESKANTDVLKNMDGVVTVMKSGGQYQVVIGNHVPDVYKAVVEVGGFNAEAPVDADDNVEKGNLFNRFIDMISGIFTPILGVLAASGMIKGFNALFVALGWLNEEGGTYQILNATGDALFYFLPIILGYSAMKKFGGTPFIGMVIGMALVYPALEGIPEAGEPLYTLFAGTMFESPVYIEFFGIPVILMTYSMSVIPIIVSAFFAAKLEKFFAKVIPSVVKMFLVPMFTLLIIIPLTFIVIGPIATWASQILGQATVWIYDLSPVIAGAFLGGFWLVFVMFGLHWGLVPIAINNFAVSGVDPILALIFVHSFALAAAVLAVWIKTKNKNTKTLSAPAFISSIFGVTEPALYGIALPLKRPFIFTLVSSAIGGAILGLFGTKGYVMGGLGIFQFPSLIHPEEGLNTAFMGSIVAVVVGAVLAFVLTYFFGGFNKKADTAVAEEPSQPAEEPTVETVEENVKNEDLFSPLNGEVIALEEVKDSAFASGALGKGIAIEPAEGKLLSPASGTVTALFPTNHAIGITTDLGAEILIHIGMDTVQLDGKHFTGHVEQGAKLDKGQLLIEFDVAQIKEAGFPVTTPIIVTNWDKYKDIAITESEQILTGDQLLSLEG; this is encoded by the coding sequence ATGAAGTACGAACAATTGGCCAAAGATATTATTAAAAATGTCGGTGGTAAAGAAAACGTTACTAGTGTCGTCCATTGTATTACCCGTCTTCGCTTTAAATTAAAAGATGAAAGTAAAGCGAATACAGACGTGTTAAAAAATATGGATGGTGTTGTGACAGTCATGAAAAGTGGTGGCCAATATCAAGTAGTTATCGGCAACCATGTGCCTGATGTGTATAAAGCAGTTGTAGAGGTTGGAGGTTTTAACGCCGAAGCGCCTGTTGATGCTGATGATAATGTTGAAAAAGGTAATCTATTTAACCGTTTTATTGATATGATTTCCGGTATCTTCACTCCGATACTTGGGGTATTGGCTGCCTCTGGTATGATTAAAGGTTTCAACGCTTTGTTTGTTGCGCTTGGATGGCTTAATGAAGAAGGTGGAACGTACCAAATTTTAAATGCAACAGGAGATGCGCTATTTTATTTCTTACCGATTATTTTAGGTTATAGTGCAATGAAAAAATTCGGTGGAACGCCTTTTATTGGTATGGTTATCGGGATGGCTTTGGTTTATCCAGCACTTGAAGGAATACCGGAAGCAGGAGAACCTTTGTATACATTGTTTGCGGGAACCATGTTTGAATCACCTGTCTATATTGAGTTCTTTGGTATCCCGGTTATTTTAATGACCTATTCCATGTCCGTTATACCAATCATTGTCTCAGCATTTTTTGCAGCCAAGCTTGAAAAATTCTTTGCGAAAGTTATTCCATCCGTTGTAAAAATGTTTTTAGTTCCGATGTTTACATTGCTGATTATTATCCCATTAACTTTTATTGTGATTGGTCCTATCGCAACTTGGGCAAGTCAGATACTAGGACAAGCAACGGTTTGGATCTATGATTTAAGTCCTGTTATCGCGGGGGCTTTCCTTGGTGGCTTTTGGTTGGTATTTGTTATGTTTGGGCTACATTGGGGACTCGTTCCGATTGCAATCAATAATTTTGCCGTTTCCGGGGTTGACCCAATTTTAGCATTGATATTTGTTCATTCATTTGCTTTAGCAGCAGCTGTTCTGGCTGTTTGGATTAAAACGAAAAATAAAAATACAAAAACACTTAGTGCACCAGCATTTATTTCTTCCATATTTGGTGTGACCGAACCCGCTTTATATGGTATCGCTTTGCCATTAAAAAGACCGTTTATTTTCACACTTGTTTCGTCAGCAATTGGTGGAGCAATACTAGGATTATTTGGTACAAAAGGCTATGTAATGGGTGGGCTTGGTATATTCCAATTCCCGAGTTTGATTCATCCGGAAGAAGGTTTAAATACAGCATTCATGGGTTCCATTGTGGCTGTTGTGGTTGGCGCAGTTCTAGCTTTTGTGTTGACTTATTTCTTTGGTGGTTTTAACAAAAAAGCAGACACAGCAGTAGCGGAAGAACCCTCTCAACCAGCAGAAGAACCTACTGTAGAAACTGTTGAAGAAAATGTAAAAAATGAAGATCTTTTCAGTCCATTAAATGGTGAAGTAATAGCATTGGAAGAAGTGAAAGATTCCGCATTTGCATCGGGTGCACTTGGAAAAGGGATTGCGATTGAACCTGCAGAAGGAAAATTACTTTCACCTGCATCTGGAACAGTCACAGCATTATTCCCTACGAACCATGCCATTGGAATTACAACCGATCTCGGAGCAGAAATTCTAATTCATATCGGCATGGACACGGTGCAACTGGATGGAAAGCACTTCACAGGTCATGTGGAACAAGGAGCAAAATTAGATAAAGGGCAACTCCTTATTGAATTTGACGTTGCACAAATTAAAGAAGCTGGCTTTCCGGTAACAACGCCGATCATTGTAACTAATTGGGATAAATATAAAGATATTGCTATAACTGAAAGTGAACAAATCTTAACTGGCGACCAGCTACTTTCATTGGAAGGATAA
- a CDS encoding 6-phospho-beta-glucosidase gives MSTFPKGFLWGGALAANQVEGAYLEDGKGLTSVDLMPTGEKRWNVMNGNIDSLKPVEGEFYPSHKAIDFYHHYKEDIALFAEMGFKALRVSISWARIFPNGDDETPNEAGLQFYDDLFDELRKYNIEPVVTIAHFDVPVHLIEAYGSWRNRKLVDFFETYAKTIFNRYQDKVKYWMTFNEINMLLHLPFVGAGLVFKEGENETQIKYQAAHHQLVASARAVKACHEIIPDAKIGCMLAAGTTYPYTANPDDVYKAMQQDQESFFFIDVQSRGEYPGYAKRFFKDNHLTIEMEEGDEELLKNHTVDYIGFSYYSSKTTSTDPEVLKDQTSGNVFGSVTNPYLETSDWGWTIDPKGFRITANQLYDRYQKPLFVVENGLGAIDEPNADGTIDDDYRIDYLRKHIAEMGEAIEDGVDIIGYTSWGPIDIVSASTGEMKKRYGYIYVDRDNEGNGSLKRSKKKSFDWYKQVIATNGEVL, from the coding sequence ATGTCAACATTTCCTAAAGGATTTTTATGGGGCGGTGCTTTAGCCGCCAATCAAGTAGAAGGTGCATATTTAGAGGATGGAAAAGGGTTAACGTCTGTTGATTTGATGCCAACAGGTGAAAAACGCTGGAATGTTATGAATGGAAACATCGATTCTTTAAAACCTGTCGAAGGTGAATTTTACCCATCACATAAGGCTATTGACTTTTATCATCATTATAAAGAAGATATCGCATTGTTTGCCGAGATGGGTTTTAAGGCATTACGAGTCTCCATTTCCTGGGCGCGTATTTTTCCAAATGGAGATGATGAAACGCCTAATGAAGCCGGCCTCCAGTTTTATGACGATTTGTTCGATGAATTACGTAAATATAACATCGAACCGGTCGTAACCATAGCGCACTTTGATGTTCCTGTACACTTAATTGAAGCATATGGCAGCTGGAGAAACCGCAAGCTTGTAGACTTCTTTGAAACCTATGCAAAAACGATTTTTAATCGCTATCAAGACAAAGTGAAATATTGGATGACTTTCAATGAAATCAACATGCTCTTGCATCTGCCATTTGTTGGTGCTGGCCTTGTCTTTAAAGAAGGCGAAAATGAAACACAAATCAAGTATCAGGCAGCACATCATCAGCTGGTTGCAAGTGCCCGTGCTGTCAAGGCATGCCATGAAATCATTCCTGATGCAAAAATCGGCTGTATGCTGGCAGCAGGTACCACTTATCCGTATACCGCCAATCCAGACGATGTTTATAAAGCAATGCAACAAGATCAGGAATCGTTCTTCTTCATTGATGTTCAATCCCGCGGAGAATACCCGGGTTATGCCAAGCGTTTCTTCAAGGACAACCATTTAACCATTGAAATGGAAGAAGGCGATGAAGAACTGTTGAAAAATCACACCGTCGATTATATTGGATTTAGCTATTATTCCAGCAAAACAACAAGTACGGATCCGGAAGTGTTGAAAGATCAAACAAGCGGCAATGTGTTTGGCTCGGTTACAAATCCGTATCTTGAAACATCCGATTGGGGCTGGACGATTGATCCAAAAGGCTTTCGTATTACGGCAAACCAGCTTTACGATCGCTATCAGAAACCATTATTTGTTGTGGAAAACGGTCTTGGCGCAATTGACGAGCCGAATGCTGATGGTACGATTGATGACGATTACCGGATTGATTATTTGCGAAAACATATTGCCGAAATGGGCGAGGCAATTGAGGATGGCGTGGATATCATCGGCTATACAAGCTGGGGCCCAATTGACATTGTTAGTGCCTCTACTGGTGAAATGAAAAAACGGTATGGCTATATTTATGTAGATCGGGATAATGAAGGAAACGGATCACTGAAACGTTCGAAAAAGAAAAGCTTTGATTGGTATAAACAGGTCATTGCGACAAATGGAGAAGTTCTCTAA
- a CDS encoding Cof-type HAD-IIB family hydrolase, whose translation MRLIASDLDGTLLNDIGEISRENLKAIKKAGERGIKFVAATGRSFNAASKPLQASGISCPIICLNGANTYDLNKNLIRTITMDLSTCREIISVCQTSVMYIEFFTNFGVFSNGRHRFMEVIINIMKTANPDITEEEIQQYVEQRFQDEQVQFIQNYEEILSNENMKVYKILGFSLQDKVLRNTIKSLENKSGLAITSSGPMNLEFNHKDAQKGTALKDFANSLGIQMKDVMALGDNLNDRSMLEQAGHGVAMGNAVGEIKEGCKYTTKTNNENGVAYAIEAMLKKYNLQI comes from the coding sequence ATGAGACTTATAGCTTCAGATTTAGATGGGACACTTTTAAACGATATAGGTGAAATCAGTCGGGAAAATTTAAAGGCAATTAAAAAGGCTGGGGAAAGAGGGATCAAGTTCGTTGCAGCAACCGGAAGATCCTTTAACGCTGCCAGCAAACCACTTCAGGCTTCGGGAATTTCATGTCCAATCATTTGCCTTAATGGGGCCAACACGTATGATTTGAATAAAAATTTGATCCGTACGATAACAATGGATTTGTCTACTTGTCGGGAAATCATATCCGTTTGTCAAACATCCGTCATGTATATTGAATTTTTTACGAATTTCGGTGTTTTTTCAAACGGCAGACATCGATTCATGGAAGTTATCATTAATATTATGAAAACTGCTAATCCTGATATCACTGAAGAAGAAATCCAGCAATACGTTGAACAACGGTTTCAAGATGAGCAAGTTCAATTTATCCAAAATTACGAGGAGATTCTTTCAAATGAGAACATGAAGGTGTACAAAATTCTAGGTTTCTCCCTTCAAGATAAGGTATTGCGCAACACTATTAAAAGTTTGGAAAATAAGTCTGGATTGGCCATTACTTCTTCTGGTCCTATGAATCTTGAATTTAATCATAAGGATGCACAAAAAGGTACTGCACTCAAAGACTTCGCAAATAGTCTGGGCATCCAAATGAAAGACGTCATGGCATTGGGCGATAATTTAAATGATCGAAGTATGCTTGAACAAGCAGGACATGGAGTTGCGATGGGAAATGCAGTAGGGGAAATAAAAGAAGGGTGTAAGTATACAACAAAAACAAACAATGAAAACGGGGTAGCTTATGCTATTGAGGCGATGCTGAAGAAATATAACCTCCAAATCTAA
- the licT gene encoding BglG family transcription antiterminator LicT: protein MKITKVLNNNVVMSRDESDQEVVVMGRGLAFQKKVRDVIDTAKIEKTFVLESSGVAKKLAELMKDTPEIYLELSYKILELAKSHLTYKLDDYLYVALTDHLSFAITRHKNGIDLKNPLLWEIRRYYKQEFQIALKALDMVEEDTGVRLEEDEAASIALHLVNSQLSGENMDMAIKVTELVNNILNIVKYFFKIELDENSINYERFLTHLRFFAIRFIRKEESNEAYDNFLYEQVKKKYVAAFECTERIATYIAKNYDWNISNDEKVYLTLHIHRITNRHQIDHSS, encoded by the coding sequence ATGAAAATTACGAAGGTATTAAACAATAATGTAGTAATGTCCAGAGATGAATCGGATCAGGAAGTCGTTGTCATGGGCAGAGGTTTGGCGTTTCAAAAAAAGGTTAGAGACGTTATTGACACTGCCAAAATAGAGAAAACCTTTGTCCTGGAAAGTTCTGGTGTGGCTAAAAAGCTTGCTGAATTGATGAAAGATACACCTGAGATATATTTGGAGCTTTCCTACAAAATTCTTGAATTGGCCAAATCCCATCTAACATATAAATTAGATGACTATTTATATGTTGCATTAACCGACCACTTGAGTTTTGCGATTACAAGGCATAAAAACGGTATTGACTTAAAGAACCCGTTGCTATGGGAAATTCGCAGGTACTATAAACAAGAATTTCAAATCGCATTAAAAGCACTGGACATGGTAGAAGAAGATACAGGGGTCAGACTGGAAGAAGATGAAGCAGCTTCTATCGCACTACACCTGGTCAATAGTCAACTTTCTGGAGAAAATATGGATATGGCCATTAAAGTAACGGAATTGGTTAACAATATCCTGAATATCGTCAAATACTTTTTCAAGATAGAATTAGATGAGAACTCCATTAACTATGAGCGATTTCTAACGCATCTCCGGTTCTTTGCCATTCGCTTCATTCGCAAAGAAGAATCAAACGAGGCATATGACAATTTCCTGTATGAACAGGTCAAAAAGAAGTATGTGGCCGCATTTGAATGTACAGAAAGGATTGCAACCTACATTGCCAAGAACTATGATTGGAACATTTCCAACGATGAAAAGGTCTATTTAACATTGCATATCCATCGAATTACCAATCGGCATCAAATAGATCATTCATCTTAA